One genomic segment of Candidatus Woesearchaeota archaeon includes these proteins:
- a CDS encoding DNA-directed RNA polymerase subunit E'', with the protein MAKKKVCKKCKYFYEGSECPACKSNQTASTWQGRLHIIDANRSEIAKKVGINAKGEYAIKVR; encoded by the coding sequence ATGGCTAAGAAAAAAGTATGCAAAAAATGCAAGTATTTCTATGAGGGAAGTGAGTGCCCGGCCTGCAAGTCCAACCAGACAGCCTCAACCTGGCAGGGAAGGCTGCATATAATAGATGCTAACCGCTCTGAGATTGCAAAGAAAGTGGGAATCAATGCTAAAGGAGAATATGCTATCAAGGTAAGGTGA
- a CDS encoding AAA domain-containing protein, whose translation MPFEKLKGKLLQKQDCFTDILGQDKVKKEVKSALIAARNIIIVGPPGIGKTTLAKNVSKMGLKNFIRIQGSPDLTVEDILGDIDPVKALEYGPLSIEAFQKGKIFKADKGILFFDELNRCPEKLQNAMLQVLEEKKATIGSYDVDFDIDFIFIGTMNPEDTSTEKLSDVLLDRFDVIYMGYPEKEGIEEKIIRLRGKKLCKVPSDMLSLMVHFIRILRDSIDLEKHPSVRASIGLYDRSQANALLAGRDKVGLNDLKEAVVSVLSHRIKLKPSIKYLQSPVEYIEKQFSKMDIEGLLNERSDAG comes from the coding sequence ATGCCGTTCGAAAAACTAAAGGGCAAATTGCTGCAGAAACAAGACTGCTTTACAGACATACTAGGCCAGGACAAAGTAAAAAAAGAAGTAAAGAGCGCCTTGATAGCTGCCAGGAACATAATCATTGTAGGCCCGCCCGGAATAGGCAAGACAACATTGGCAAAGAATGTTTCAAAGATGGGGTTGAAGAATTTCATAAGGATACAGGGCAGCCCCGACTTAACAGTTGAGGACATCTTGGGGGATATAGATCCTGTGAAAGCCCTGGAATACGGCCCCCTGTCCATAGAGGCATTCCAAAAAGGCAAAATATTCAAGGCAGACAAGGGAATATTGTTTTTTGACGAGCTGAATAGATGCCCTGAAAAGCTGCAGAATGCGATGCTTCAGGTTCTGGAAGAGAAGAAGGCCACGATCGGGAGCTATGATGTGGATTTTGATATTGATTTTATCTTTATAGGAACCATGAATCCCGAAGACACTTCCACAGAAAAGCTCAGCGATGTACTGCTGGACAGGTTTGATGTCATATACATGGGCTATCCGGAAAAAGAGGGCATAGAAGAAAAAATTATAAGGCTGAGAGGGAAAAAATTATGTAAAGTCCCTTCTGATATGCTCAGCTTGATGGTGCATTTCATCAGGATCTTAAGGGATAGCATCGATTTGGAAAAGCACCCCTCAGTCAGGGCAAGCATAGGGCTTTATGACAGGAGCCAGGCCAATGCACTCCTCGCAGGCAGGGATAAAGTCGGGCTGAATGACTTGAAAGAGGCTGTTGTTTCTGTCCTTTCTCACAGGATCAAGCTAAAGCCCTCTATCAAATATCTCCAGAGCCCTGTAGAATATATAGAGAAGCAGTTCTCCAAGATGGATATTGAAGGCCTGCTGAATGAAAGAAGTGATGCGGGGTAG
- the cca gene encoding CCA tRNA nucleotidyltransferase gives MEKVLKQVLREIKPSKKEEREISSRIGKFLKRVQKAVPEAKAILGGSGRKGTWLKQAHDADIFVKFPYNKYRSRSSELSDILEKKLKAKFSINRLHGSRDYFQAMQKGFTFEIVPILDIKNAGQALNITDVSPLHAAWVKRHKQDRDEIRLTKQFFKAAGVYGAESYINGFSGYVCEILTIYYKRFKTLVEAVPKWVPKVFIDIERHYKNEKQALFHLDKSKTRSPLIIIDPVQESRNAAAAVSLEKLEKIKAYSKKFLKNPSTRFFEIKKVSMPELKRKAGKDLLFVIEALPAKGKEDVVGSKLLKVCQYIKKQVKNHGFSLLYSDWEWDKKAYFYFIIKNDTLPEIKIIKGPPKTIKQHAINFRERHKETYAEGKFLFAVEKRQHTNPKSLIKSLLNNKYIKEKVNKIELKR, from the coding sequence ATGGAAAAGGTATTGAAACAGGTTTTAAGGGAAATAAAGCCTTCCAAGAAAGAAGAAAGAGAAATTAGCTCCAGGATAGGCAAATTCCTGAAAAGGGTGCAGAAAGCTGTTCCTGAAGCCAAAGCAATTCTTGGGGGAAGCGGCCGGAAAGGCACGTGGCTTAAGCAGGCGCATGATGCTGACATTTTTGTCAAGTTTCCCTACAATAAGTACAGGAGCAGGAGCAGTGAATTATCGGATATTTTGGAAAAAAAGCTGAAAGCGAAATTCAGCATTAACAGGCTGCACGGCAGCAGGGATTATTTCCAGGCTATGCAGAAAGGGTTCACTTTCGAGATAGTGCCTATCCTTGATATTAAAAATGCGGGCCAGGCCTTGAACATAACAGATGTTTCGCCCCTGCATGCAGCATGGGTAAAAAGGCATAAGCAGGATAGAGACGAGATAAGGCTCACTAAGCAGTTCTTCAAGGCAGCCGGCGTGTACGGCGCTGAATCATACATAAATGGGTTTTCAGGATATGTATGCGAGATTCTTACAATATATTATAAAAGATTCAAAACATTGGTAGAAGCTGTGCCCAAATGGGTTCCAAAGGTTTTTATTGACATAGAAAGGCACTACAAGAATGAGAAGCAGGCCTTGTTCCATCTTGACAAGTCAAAAACCCGCTCCCCCCTAATCATAATCGATCCAGTCCAGGAGTCAAGGAATGCTGCTGCAGCTGTAAGCTTGGAAAAGCTGGAAAAAATAAAGGCATATTCAAAAAAATTCCTTAAAAATCCCTCGACGCGGTTCTTTGAGATAAAAAAGGTAAGCATGCCGGAATTAAAAAGAAAAGCAGGAAAGGATTTGCTTTTTGTAATCGAGGCACTGCCGGCTAAAGGCAAGGAAGACGTTGTAGGAAGCAAATTGTTGAAAGTTTGCCAATATATAAAAAAACAGGTTAAGAACCATGGATTCAGCCTGCTTTACTCAGATTGGGAATGGGATAAGAAGGCATATTTTTACTTTATAATTAAGAATGATACTCTGCCCGAAATAAAAATCATCAAAGGCCCGCCCAAAACAATAAAACAGCATGCAATAAATTTTAGGGAAAGGCATAAAGAAACATATGCAGAAGGGAAGTTTCTTTTTGCTGTGGAAAAAAGGCAGCACACTAATCCCAAAAGTTTAATAAAAAGCCTCCTAAACAATAAATATATTAAAGAGAAAGTGAATAAAATCGAATTAAAGAGGTAA
- a CDS encoding DUF368 domain-containing protein → MSITIFLKGMLMGICDLIPGISGGTIAFITGIYSRLINAVKAFSPRLLKNFIALLFKRNKENCAVFKEDIKKLDLGFLAALAAGIAASFLLGSRLIHYLLNNYFVHTISFFIGLILASSLFIYKNIESHSPKNISFGFLGIALGSGLALVMPASITPGLFYIFLGGFLAVSAMFLPGISGAFILLIMGIYEFMIAALHDIINNLLHIFVFLIGAVLGMFAVSRAVSFLFVKDRCKTLYFLLGLVIGALAIPIRRIAQYDIAWSANNIISTSALLLLGFISVIIIQSKNGQTA, encoded by the coding sequence ATGAGCATCACTATATTTCTAAAGGGAATGCTTATGGGCATATGCGACCTAATACCAGGCATTTCAGGCGGAACCATAGCATTTATCACAGGCATATACTCAAGGCTTATAAATGCTGTCAAAGCCTTCTCTCCCCGGCTGCTTAAAAATTTCATTGCGCTTCTGTTTAAGAGAAACAAAGAGAATTGCGCAGTTTTCAAAGAAGACATTAAAAAGCTTGATTTAGGCTTTCTTGCTGCACTCGCGGCAGGAATTGCCGCATCCTTTTTGCTGGGCTCCAGGCTGATTCATTACCTGCTCAATAATTATTTTGTGCATACAATCTCTTTTTTTATCGGATTGATACTTGCTTCATCATTATTCATCTATAAGAATATAGAAAGCCATTCCCCAAAAAATATTTCATTTGGCTTTCTTGGCATAGCCCTGGGCAGCGGCTTGGCATTGGTAATGCCTGCATCCATAACTCCCGGTTTATTTTACATATTTCTTGGGGGCTTCCTGGCTGTAAGCGCTATGTTCCTTCCGGGCATATCGGGCGCTTTCATCCTGCTTATAATGGGCATATACGAATTTATGATAGCAGCTTTGCATGATATAATTAACAATCTTTTGCATATCTTTGTGTTTCTTATAGGCGCGGTTTTAGGGATGTTCGCCGTTTCCAGAGCTGTGTCCTTCCTCTTCGTAAAAGACCGCTGCAAAACATTGTATTTTCTTCTCGGCCTGGTGATAGGCGCACTGGCAATTCCAATAAGAAGGATAGCCCAATATGATATTGCCTGGTCTGCAAATAACATAATATCCACATCAGCTTTATTATTGCTGGGATTTATATCCGTGATTATCATACAAAGCAAAAATGGACAAACAGCTTGA
- the pstS gene encoding phosphate ABC transporter substrate-binding protein PstS family protein, producing the protein MGGETMRHIMFFLLLGLMLAACSQEYEIVDTAPNEPSEKATAESIEIKGSDTLLQLVSNMAEAYSAGNQVRISVTGGGSGTGIAALINGEIDIADASRKIKEKEIIMAGERGTNPWEFVIARDMLSVIVHEDNTVRQLTFDEIGQIFRGEIVNWEEVGGDDQEITLYGRQSTSGTYAFFMEHVLEADYSPEMRNMEGNQAILDAVRQDDSGIGYAGLGYIVDESGNQADGINVVEVGDGDGEYISPLDKDKMPDYPISRELYQYLAEKPEENSAVYNFLLFELSDQGQSIVEDTGFVRLTAKDIQYNNEQLAKI; encoded by the coding sequence ATGGGGGGTGAAACCATGAGACATATTATGTTCTTTCTTTTGTTAGGATTGATGCTAGCGGCCTGCTCGCAGGAATATGAGATTGTAGATACTGCTCCTAATGAGCCCTCAGAAAAGGCTACGGCAGAAAGCATCGAGATTAAAGGCTCGGATACATTACTGCAGCTTGTTTCTAATATGGCAGAGGCGTATTCTGCAGGCAATCAGGTAAGGATTTCAGTTACAGGCGGCGGATCAGGGACTGGAATAGCTGCCCTGATAAACGGAGAGATTGATATTGCGGATGCTTCAAGAAAAATCAAGGAAAAGGAAATAATAATGGCCGGGGAAAGAGGCACCAACCCATGGGAATTTGTTATTGCCAGGGACATGCTTTCTGTGATAGTTCATGAAGACAATACTGTTAGGCAATTGACATTTGATGAAATTGGACAAATATTCAGGGGGGAGATAGTGAACTGGGAAGAAGTGGGCGGTGATGACCAGGAGATTACTTTGTATGGGAGGCAAAGCACTTCTGGAACTTATGCTTTCTTTATGGAGCATGTGCTGGAGGCAGACTATTCACCCGAGATGAGGAATATGGAGGGCAACCAGGCTATATTGGATGCAGTAAGGCAGGATGATTCTGGAATTGGCTATGCCGGCCTGGGCTATATAGTTGATGAGAGCGGAAACCAGGCTGATGGAATAAATGTGGTGGAAGTTGGTGATGGAGATGGAGAATACATCTCACCGCTTGATAAGGATAAGATGCCAGATTATCCTATCTCAAGGGAGCTATACCAATACCTTGCAGAAAAGCCTGAGGAAAACTCAGCAGTATATAATTTCCTGCTGTTCGAATTGAGCGACCAGGGCCAGTCAATAGTAGAAGATACAGGCTTTGTCAGGCTGACTGCCAAAGACATACAGTACAACAACGAGCAGCTGGCAAAAATATAA
- a CDS encoding TIM barrel protein, translating to MIKFGPGGTAGLGYGEGIPIIAGAGLSALEIEFTYGVRMSNEEAKKIGSMAQKYGISLSVHAPYYINLASKDAAKQEASIKRIMDSCERAHYLKASPVVYHSGFFQKQDAKRVREMITRNTSLIMDKIRENNWKVKISPELTGKKSQFGSIPELLDLRRDTGCEITVDFAHQRARQQGRIDYAEVLKKLKPLKHLHAHFSGIEWTDKGERRHLGLTKEEIIPFARAIKRADADITIINEGPEPIKDAKLIKHVFDTL from the coding sequence ATGATCAAGTTTGGACCGGGAGGGACTGCAGGACTGGGTTATGGGGAAGGAATACCTATTATAGCGGGAGCTGGATTATCTGCGCTGGAAATAGAATTTACTTATGGAGTGAGAATGTCAAATGAGGAAGCCAAAAAAATTGGCAGCATGGCACAGAAATACGGCATATCGCTTAGTGTTCATGCGCCTTATTATATAAACCTGGCTTCTAAAGATGCGGCAAAGCAGGAAGCGTCAATAAAGAGGATAATGGATTCCTGCGAGAGAGCGCATTACTTAAAAGCATCTCCTGTCGTATACCATTCGGGATTTTTCCAGAAACAAGATGCCAAGCGTGTCAGGGAAATGATAACAAGGAATACCTCTCTTATTATGGATAAGATAAGGGAGAATAACTGGAAGGTTAAGATCTCCCCCGAACTTACGGGAAAGAAGTCCCAATTCGGCTCTATCCCTGAGCTTCTGGATTTGAGAAGAGATACAGGCTGCGAGATAACTGTGGATTTTGCGCACCAGAGGGCAAGGCAGCAGGGCAGGATTGATTATGCCGAAGTATTAAAGAAGTTGAAGCCATTGAAACACTTACATGCGCATTTTTCCGGAATAGAATGGACTGACAAGGGAGAGAGAAGGCATCTCGGCCTGACAAAAGAGGAAATTATTCCATTTGCAAGAGCGATTAAGAGAGCTGATGCTGATATTACAATTATTAATGAAGGGCCTGAGCCTATAAAGGATGCGAAGCTGATTAAGCATGTTTTTGATACACTATAG
- the pstA gene encoding phosphate ABC transporter permease PstA, with translation MVNTFSGEKPRQVIYFVLFRIAALFSVIVLIFVLLYVFRGGMAVLDWQFLTHMWSHRDITKGGIFPAILGSIFLGICVAIVSIPIGICTAIYLNEYAKETLFTRIIKLAIRNLAGVPSVVYGIFGLAFFVVFLNLKTSLIAASLTLGCMTLPWIITASEEALKAVPMSFREGSYALGAPKWETIRKNVLPYSFAGMLTGSIIGVSRAMGETAPIIMVGATFFMDYLPASIFDKFMALPYHLFILATQHSSQHAREYALGTSLVLILLVFMLNLGAFVIRYRLRSKKEW, from the coding sequence ATGGTAAATACTTTTTCCGGAGAAAAGCCAAGGCAGGTGATTTATTTTGTATTGTTCCGGATTGCCGCTTTATTCTCGGTAATAGTGCTTATATTTGTTCTGTTGTATGTTTTCAGGGGAGGCATGGCTGTTCTGGACTGGCAGTTCCTGACACATATGTGGTCTCATCGCGATATAACAAAAGGGGGAATTTTTCCCGCTATCCTGGGCTCGATATTTTTGGGGATATGCGTAGCCATTGTTTCCATTCCGATAGGAATCTGCACAGCAATATACCTCAATGAATATGCAAAAGAGACTTTATTTACAAGGATAATAAAGCTTGCGATAAGAAACCTGGCAGGAGTGCCTTCTGTCGTGTACGGCATTTTTGGGCTGGCATTCTTTGTTGTGTTCCTTAACCTTAAGACCTCGCTTATTGCTGCCTCGCTTACCCTTGGATGCATGACACTTCCATGGATAATAACAGCAAGCGAAGAAGCGCTTAAGGCTGTTCCGATGTCTTTCAGGGAAGGAAGCTACGCATTAGGCGCTCCCAAGTGGGAAACCATAAGGAAGAATGTCCTGCCTTATTCTTTTGCCGGAATGCTGACAGGCTCAATCATAGGAGTTTCAAGGGCGATGGGTGAGACTGCGCCCATAATCATGGTGGGCGCGACTTTTTTTATGGATTATCTGCCTGCATCAATCTTTGATAAGTTCATGGCTTTGCCATACCACCTTTTTATACTGGCGACGCAGCATTCCAGCCAGCATGCAAGGGAATATGCTCTCGGCACATCTTTGGTGCTTATATTATTGGTATTCATGCTGAACCTCGGGGCTTTTGTGATTCGATACAGGCTGAGAAGCAAAAAGGAGTGGTAG
- a CDS encoding NTP transferase domain-containing protein: protein MKAVILAAGKSTRTYPLTLSMPKPLLKISNKALIEHNLEQLMDLVDEAMIVIGYRGEMIQKYLGHRFGNIELKYVEQKKQLGTGHALLQAESYIKGGRFLVMMGDDVYFRGDIRKCLKYDLAVMVKRVQNYQDFGIFTQKGDRILELQEKPKNYISDLANTACYVFDNKIFGCLRKIKKSSRGELELTDGFNLLAKSEDIFSVEAKVWLPVSYPWNLLEADQIIRDRDIKAGRNTVIKGEVTDSSVGKNCVIEGFVKNSIIGDNVIIHKDSVIEDSIIGNNVEFRGTVETAPKVEIKVKGRVMKVENFGAAIGDSCRLKDVLLESGTLVWPKVVKKGKDLKGIVRK, encoded by the coding sequence ATGAAAGCTGTAATCTTAGCTGCAGGAAAGAGCACCCGCACTTATCCGCTCACTCTCAGCATGCCCAAGCCTTTGCTGAAAATATCCAATAAGGCATTAATAGAGCATAACCTGGAGCAGTTGATGGACCTTGTCGATGAAGCAATGATAGTAATAGGCTACAGGGGCGAGATGATACAGAAATACCTTGGCCACAGGTTTGGGAATATTGAGCTGAAGTATGTAGAGCAGAAAAAACAGCTGGGCACAGGCCATGCCCTCCTTCAGGCTGAAAGCTACATCAAAGGTGGTAGGTTTCTGGTTATGATGGGGGACGATGTTTATTTCAGGGGGGACATCAGGAAATGCCTGAAATATGACCTTGCTGTAATGGTGAAGAGGGTGCAGAATTACCAGGACTTCGGCATATTCACGCAAAAAGGCGATAGGATTCTTGAGCTGCAGGAAAAGCCCAAGAATTACATATCCGACCTTGCCAACACAGCATGCTACGTCTTTGATAATAAAATATTCGGCTGCTTAAGGAAAATAAAGAAGTCTTCAAGGGGAGAGCTCGAATTGACAGACGGTTTCAATCTTCTGGCAAAAAGTGAGGATATATTCTCCGTAGAGGCCAAGGTATGGCTGCCTGTAAGCTATCCCTGGAACCTCCTGGAAGCAGACCAGATAATAAGGGACAGGGATATAAAGGCAGGCAGGAACACCGTAATAAAAGGGGAAGTGACCGATTCTTCTGTTGGAAAAAACTGCGTAATTGAAGGGTTTGTAAAAAATTCAATTATAGGGGATAATGTCATAATACATAAAGACTCTGTAATCGAGGACAGTATAATAGGGAATAATGTTGAGTTCAGGGGCACTGTAGAGACAGCCCCAAAGGTGGAAATTAAGGTCAAAGGCAGGGTAATGAAAGTTGAGAACTTCGGGGCAGCTATCGGTGACAGCTGCAGGTTAAAGGATGTCCTCCTTGAGTCAGGCACATTAGTCTGGCCTAAGGTCGTCAAAAAAGGCAAGGATCTTAAGGGTATTGTAAGGAAATGA
- the pstC gene encoding phosphate ABC transporter permease subunit PstC, with the protein MKNCRRERCIELFFLFISITALLILIGIFFFLFYTGMQTFFEVSPAEFFLGRQWNPAAYGEPSWGILALIAGTLMVTFGALLIAIPLGIASAIYLSDIARPGIRETLKPAIEMIAGIPSVVLGLIGILFLSPLIAQIFGLNSGLNALTSSIIVGIMVLPTIISISEDVLTSLPQEFREASLALGATKWQMIRMTLLPAAMSGIAAAIMLGLGRAVGETMAVLMAAGNSRAMPSSFFDPVRPMTANIAIEIKEVVQGSLHYKALFAIGLVLFVMTFAVNFISDIIIQRHVRKYKW; encoded by the coding sequence ATGAAAAACTGCAGGAGAGAGCGCTGCATAGAATTATTTTTTTTATTTATAAGCATAACAGCACTCCTGATACTTATAGGGATTTTCTTCTTTCTTTTTTATACAGGGATGCAGACTTTTTTCGAAGTTTCTCCAGCAGAGTTTTTCCTGGGCAGGCAATGGAACCCCGCTGCATACGGCGAGCCCAGCTGGGGCATCTTAGCATTAATTGCGGGCACGCTTATGGTTACTTTCGGTGCGTTGCTTATTGCGATACCTCTCGGAATAGCTTCTGCAATCTACTTGTCGGATATTGCACGCCCCGGAATAAGGGAGACTCTCAAGCCTGCCATAGAAATGATAGCAGGCATCCCGTCTGTTGTGCTTGGCCTGATAGGCATACTTTTCCTATCCCCCTTAATTGCGCAGATTTTCGGCCTGAATTCGGGCTTAAATGCATTAACCTCTTCCATAATAGTTGGCATAATGGTGCTGCCGACTATAATAAGCATTTCCGAAGACGTGTTAACATCCCTGCCCCAGGAATTCAGGGAGGCAAGCCTTGCTTTGGGCGCGACAAAATGGCAGATGATCAGGATGACTTTGCTGCCTGCAGCTATGTCTGGCATAGCTGCCGCAATTATGCTCGGCCTGGGCAGGGCAGTCGGCGAAACAATGGCAGTATTAATGGCTGCAGGCAATTCAAGGGCAATGCCTTCCTCTTTTTTTGACCCGGTAAGGCCCATGACAGCAAATATAGCGATCGAGATAAAAGAGGTTGTCCAGGGCAGCCTTCACTATAAGGCTCTTTTCGCAATAGGCCTTGTTCTTTTTGTGATGACTTTTGCGGTAAATTTTATCTCGGATATTATAATCCAAAGGCATGTGAGGAAGTACAAATGGTAA
- a CDS encoding VWA domain-containing protein, with product MKEVMRGSPDYNVDIDELKEIESAESKTSTENIESQLLKSVQQQDERAKEEGRILNEAINQGISAFNPDMMFQNLTNNYSMAKKIYGKTLIRLISGYNPDYIKRNIKIPEFRKELKKKLKGRIDELKEKKLLKRDSSIAEKGFKLASLLLYAEELDNIIPKGIFGEKIHKKASHYGERGDFRHYKKGDRYRDIEIKQSLKMAIRRGHKKVMRTDLRTSEMQSKGSAYIIYAVDASGSMKGKKIEMSKKAGIALAYKAIEQKDKVGLIVFGSDIKEKIYPTSNFPMLLEKISRIRASKQTDFRGMLHKSLELFPKGEFTRHLIVITDAMPTVGNEPKKESLVEMANIRNAGITVSLIGINLDREASEFAERFVEIGKGRLQIIRQAEELDKIVLEDYYTFS from the coding sequence ATGAAAGAAGTGATGCGGGGTAGCCCGGATTACAACGTAGATATAGATGAGTTAAAAGAGATTGAGTCAGCTGAAAGCAAAACAAGCACTGAAAATATTGAAAGCCAGCTCTTAAAATCTGTACAGCAGCAGGATGAAAGAGCCAAAGAGGAAGGAAGGATTCTTAACGAAGCCATAAACCAGGGCATCAGCGCATTCAATCCCGATATGATGTTCCAAAATCTCACGAATAATTATTCCATGGCAAAGAAAATATACGGGAAAACATTAATCAGGCTCATCTCCGGATATAATCCTGATTATATAAAGAGGAATATAAAAATACCTGAATTCAGGAAAGAGCTCAAGAAAAAGCTCAAGGGCAGGATAGACGAGTTAAAAGAAAAAAAGCTGTTGAAAAGGGACAGCTCTATAGCTGAAAAAGGCTTTAAATTGGCTTCTCTTCTGTTGTATGCCGAAGAGCTTGACAACATAATCCCAAAAGGGATATTCGGTGAAAAGATACATAAAAAAGCTTCCCATTACGGCGAAAGGGGGGATTTCCGGCATTATAAGAAAGGCGACAGGTACAGGGACATTGAAATAAAGCAAAGCCTGAAAATGGCTATAAGGAGGGGCCATAAAAAAGTAATGCGAACAGATCTTAGGACCAGCGAGATGCAGAGCAAAGGCAGTGCATATATAATCTATGCTGTGGACGCCTCCGGCAGCATGAAAGGAAAGAAGATAGAGATGTCCAAGAAAGCAGGCATTGCCCTGGCTTATAAGGCAATTGAGCAAAAAGACAAAGTAGGCCTCATTGTTTTCGGCTCAGATATAAAAGAGAAAATTTACCCCACTTCAAACTTCCCCATGCTGCTGGAAAAAATATCCAGGATCAGGGCATCCAAACAGACCGATTTCAGGGGAATGCTCCACAAATCATTGGAACTATTCCCAAAGGGAGAATTTACCAGGCATCTTATAGTCATAACTGATGCTATGCCCACAGTCGGGAATGAGCCAAAAAAAGAAAGCCTCGTAGAAATGGCCAATATAAGAAATGCAGGGATAACTGTTTCTCTGATAGGCATTAACCTGGATAGGGAAGCATCTGAATTCGCTGAAAGGTTTGTGGAGATCGGCAAAGGCAGGCTGCAGATAATAAGGCAGGCAGAGGAGCTGGATAAGATAGTGCTGGAGGATTATTACACTTTCTCATAA
- the pstB gene encoding phosphate ABC transporter ATP-binding protein, giving the protein MNKGKKGKIEFRNVNFSYAEKQILFDVSLKIISKKITALIGPSGCGKSTLLRCINRMNDLIPFAKLEGDILYEDRNIYRKEEDVVELRKKIGMVFQKPNPFPMSIFDNVAYGLRVQRIKDKKNLKRIVRESLNKADLWEEVKERLSLSAFRLSGGQQQRLCIARALAIQPDVILLDEPCSALDPKSTARIEYLLQKIKHEHTIIIVTHNMHQAKRISDYACYLLNGKVIEYSATQEMFETPKNKLTRDYINGEFG; this is encoded by the coding sequence ATGAATAAAGGTAAAAAAGGAAAGATAGAATTCAGGAATGTTAATTTTTCATATGCAGAGAAGCAGATACTTTTCGATGTCAGCCTTAAAATTATTTCTAAGAAGATAACCGCCCTTATAGGGCCTTCGGGATGCGGCAAATCAACTTTGCTCAGGTGCATAAACCGCATGAACGACCTGATTCCCTTTGCAAAGCTGGAGGGAGATATTCTTTATGAAGATAGGAACATCTACAGGAAAGAAGAGGATGTTGTGGAACTCAGGAAAAAGATAGGAATGGTATTCCAGAAGCCAAACCCTTTCCCCATGTCAATATTTGATAATGTAGCTTATGGGCTGAGGGTGCAAAGAATCAAGGACAAGAAAAATCTTAAGAGGATAGTCAGGGAAAGCCTTAACAAGGCAGACCTGTGGGAGGAAGTGAAGGAGCGCCTTAGCTTATCTGCATTTCGGCTGTCAGGGGGGCAGCAGCAAAGGCTGTGCATAGCAAGAGCATTGGCAATACAGCCTGATGTTATCCTGCTGGATGAGCCCTGTTCTGCGCTTGACCCCAAATCGACAGCAAGAATAGAATATCTCCTGCAAAAGATAAAGCATGAGCATACTATCATAATAGTTACACATAATATGCACCAGGCAAAAAGAATCTCTGATTATGCCTGTTACCTGCTGAATGGGAAGGTAATTGAATATTCAGCAACTCAGGAGATGTTCGAAACCCCGAAAAATAAGCTTACCAGGGACTATATAAACGGAGAGTTTGGATAA
- a CDS encoding DNA-directed RNA polymerase, protein MFYKTELRDHIRVPPNMFEIKLEEAIIQRVKKKYEGYISKDFGIVIDVSDVKDIGEGIIIAGDGAPYYEVGFELITYKPEMHEVLLGRIKDIADFGAFMNLGPIDGMIHVSQTMDDFVSYSKEKVLSGKESKKSLKVGDNCRARIIAVSFKDIQNPKIGLTMRQQGLGKLEWLEEKEEKKDDKEKKENKKNG, encoded by the coding sequence ATGTTTTATAAGACTGAATTAAGGGATCATATAAGGGTGCCTCCCAATATGTTTGAAATCAAGCTGGAGGAGGCCATAATCCAGCGGGTAAAGAAAAAATACGAGGGCTACATATCCAAGGATTTCGGTATTGTCATTGACGTGTCTGATGTGAAGGATATAGGAGAGGGCATAATAATTGCGGGAGACGGCGCGCCCTATTATGAAGTGGGATTCGAGCTCATAACGTATAAGCCGGAGATGCATGAAGTGCTTCTGGGCAGGATAAAAGACATAGCTGATTTCGGCGCTTTCATGAATTTAGGGCCTATAGACGGCATGATACATGTCAGCCAGACAATGGATGATTTTGTTTCATACTCCAAGGAAAAGGTTCTGTCGGGCAAGGAAAGCAAGAAATCACTAAAAGTGGGTGATAACTGCAGGGCAAGAATAATTGCAGTTTCCTTCAAGGATATCCAGAATCCCAAGATAGGATTAACCATGAGGCAGCAGGGATTAGGCAAATTAGAATGGCTTGAGGAGAAGGAAGAGAAAAAGGACGATAAAGAGAAAAAGGAAAATAAGAAAAATGGCTAA